The segment aaggaaggaaggaaggaaggaagggagggagggagggagggagggagggagggagggagggagggagggaggaaagaaaggaaggaaggaaggaaggaaggaaggaaggaaggaaggaaggaaggaaggaaggaaggaaggaaggaaggaagggagggagggagggagggagggagggagggaggaagatagggaggagggagggaggaagatagggaggagggagggaggagggaggcagggagggaggagggagggaaggagggagggagggagggagggagggaggagggagggaggggagggaggagggagggagggagggagagagagagggagggagtgaggtagggagggagagagagagggagggagtgaggtagggagggagagagagaaagaaagaaagaaagaaagaaagaaagaaagaaagaaagaaagaaagaaagaaagaaagaaagaaagaaagaaagaaagaaagaaagaaagaaagaaagaaagaaagaaagaaagaaagaaagaaagaaagaaaaagaaagaagaaagagagagagagagagaaagaaagaaagaaagaaagaaagaaagaaagaaagaaagaaagaaagaaagaaagaaagaaagaaagaaagaaagaaagaaagaaagaaagaaagaaagaaagaaagaggggctggagagatagcacagcaggtaggggcgtttgccttgcacgcggccgacccgggttcaaatcccagcatcccatatggtcccctgagcacggccaggggtaattcctgagtgcagagccaggagtaaacccctgtgcatcgccaggtatgacccaaaaaaaagcaaaaaaaaaaaaagaaagaaagaaagaaagagagagagagagagagagagaaagaaagaaagaaagaaagaaagaaagaaagaaagaaagaaagaaagaaagaaagaaagaaagaaagaaagaaagaaagaaagaaagaaagaaagaaagaaagaaagaaagaaagggagggagggagggagggaggaaggaatggaggaaggaaggaaggaagaggaaaaaagaaggaaggaaggaaggaaggaaaaggaaaaaaagaaggaaggaaggaaggaaggaaggaaggaaggaaggaaggaaggaaggaaggaaggaaggaaggaaggaaggaaggaaggaaggaaggaaggaaggaacataagggagggagggagggatggaaggaggaaaggaaagagggaggaatggagggaaaaagggaagaaattaccagggccagagccacagagaagtggtagggcacttgctttgaacacagctgactggggttcaatcctcagcaccccttagAGTTCCCCCGAGCCCcattgggagtaattcctgagtgcaaagccaggagtaagccctgagcaggcacTGGAAGATATggatcaaaaccaaaataataacaacaaaatgcatgacttgagcaaaaaaataaataaatctgtcaacttaacagaaagacaaaagaaaacatgcaaatgaaataaatgtcatAATTCATAATTCAGCAGGGtaatacaaacaaaataactaTACTACTACATATTTATTAGAAAGGCTAAAACATCGTGCATGAAGAACACCAAATTCTGGCAAGGATGCTGAGTGATATACACACTCTGAACCAGTGCAAATAGACAAAGCAAACTCTCAGGAGGATAGTTTAGTGATTTTCCTACAAAGATAAACTCTTTTCTTACAATGCAGCTAATCCGCTGATACACATATGCCATGAAATTTGATCGCCTTTTTTTTATCATGGTCAAACCTTAAAATAACCAACATTTTCTTCATTAGGTAAGAAGATAAATTGTGATGCATCCATTTAGTAGAcatttttcagttataaaatgaggCAGAGAGCAATAAATTCCAATCAACAAACATGAGATGCAATATGATTATTACTAtataaaattctataaagaaaaaactacaaaaattatCAGAATTTTAATGAGTGACAAGAATTGCTGATATCCATCGGAGAGGACATGGGAGGATTTTAAAGCAGTACAAATAGACTGCATTATGTTACAGTGATTACTTTGGGTCATTATACATGTGTCCAGAAAACTAGAATGTATAATAGCAAGGATGAACTCTACTGTAACATTTATGTAAACAATGAACTTTGGGTGATAATGATGTGTCATTTCCTCTTAATAACAAGCAGAGATGTctacagggagaggagagagtgaatgTTTAGGGCAGGGAGTATTCTGAAAATATCTCCACATCCCCCTAAATTTCTCTGTAAACCTAACACTGTCTTTTGAAAAGTAAAGTCTTGAGAAAATAATTGAATCTTGCCTAAGAAAACAGCAGTCAGTTTgagaataataataacatttgCAGAAATTTAAACAGAGTaaaattacttcaataaaaaagcaaataatctttatttttctttaaaaaaatagaaagtattgcacaatataaatacatatgggAGCAgtaaaattcttcaaataaaaacagctgaaagttttcaattttgatttcttaaaatatattagatTCAAAGACAAAAGAGATGTATACTCATTTAGCTTGGAATCCAATTATAATTATGAATCAAATGTGctcttgtttgatttttattttttttggggggggagcacAACAGCAAGGCTCAGAGAttattactcctagctctgcactcatggatcactcgaAGTGGGCCCAGGGCTGAGGCTCAGACCCatcttggccacatgcaaagaaaacacaCTACCTGTTAATAACAAATTCAACaactaggagctggagagatggtacagtgggttggatgtttgccttgcacacagctgacctcctTAAATCCTCAGTATGTCTGATATGGTCTCCCCagttagccaggagtgatcccggagcacaaagccaggaataaaccctgagcactagacGTCTGTCCCAAACATacaaaccaccaccacaacaagaACCAGAAcaacaacaccaacaacaaaaacttaGGTGAAAAATGTTTGAAAGATGCATATGACCAAAACTAGTACAAAACATACGTCCTCTTTAAATATGCTACTTAAAACAGATatcatttaaacacacacacacacacacacaccagcatgaaaacaaccaaaaaagttCAATAGTTGAATGATAAAAGAAGTGTGGTTTATaaacacaagggaatactattaactgataagaaaagaaaaaaatcatagtttgctgcaacttggatgtaactggagggtatcatgctgagaaaAATAAGTTAGGGGGAGAAGGACAAGCAACGGATTATCTCACTCAAGTGTGGTgtgtaaggaaataaaataagcgTATAAATAATATCAATTTATAACAAACTCTGGATACTAGCACAAATTCAGAGCACCAGATTAGTGGAGAAGCAGGTAGACCTGAACTAATACAGACGCTGGTGGGGGGTATGTTTCTTTGACACTTTGTTATTAGTGAAGATCATGATGTCAACCATTGTAAACACCTCATCTTAgctataatacatttttaaaaacactccTTTGCATGCATGGATACAGCAAACACCCGAGTCGATGTGGTTTAAGCTAAAATATTCAATTTAAGTAATTCTTATACAAAGagaggaaatatttatttaggaaaatatataaattcaaagCTAAAAGAGCATTGTGAAAAGTACTTATATAATTTATCTCTATCAAATACAGCTAAGCAAAGAATGCAAGGTTTATATGTCGTATGGCAATCCATAATTTTCACTATATCAGCAGAACAAATTGGgcaaaaataattattgttataTCAACAAGcacaaaaaaaagtttataaaaattatttagaggccagagatatagtatagtgggtagggaccATACCTTGGCTGTGGCCAACAGTTTctacctccagcaccacatattataCCCCCAAAAAAACTCCAGCTCTGATCCTGGAAGAAAGTCATGAATAAACCCAAAGAACTACATagtgtgtccccccaaacacaagcacaaaaatgtgtaaatctgtaactgtacctcataatgattcactaataaaaaataaataaacaaataaataagaaacatatATTCAGTATATATTTGGCACCACAATACATAATTTGCATCACATTTGTACAAAACTTTCTATTCACTGGTTTAAGGTCTTTCATGTCAAACTTAATCTATATCAATATATTAATTCCTTTATAGGATTTGTATGGTaatttaacaatatatatataaaggtataCCACCATCAAGTTCATTTTTCATCAAATTTCTAGAACATCAGCTTGAATCAAGAATCAAACATGTACACGCAAGCCTAAACACAATTTATATTCAGTCCTGTACACTATTTTCACAAATTCTtcaaatttgcttttttaaaaggatttaaGTTGACATAgctgaaatagaaattaaaatgtctAACTTGTGCATTGTTTGCTGATCCATTGAGATCACTTATGCAGAAACCCAAAATATAACCcaacaaagagaaataattttcatcttcattatttttcttcctaaaagAAAGATCACTCTCCCCACCCAGTTATAGACATGGAAAACCAAGTTAGGAAGaaataatggatttttttctaatgtagTGAAGGAGTGTATACCACTGAGGTTCCCGCCTATTTACTGCCAGTATGCATTTAGAGGCTGGTAAATGATTTGCGAGTATCTTACATGGATTTACCAAGTGTCATTCCTATGTGCTTCCTTAATAATGGAGATGCATATGAGAGTCCTAAGtagtaaataaaagaatagaaaaaattcCTCTTTTATACTTAGTTGTTCTTTTAATACTGTTAGCTGATATTTAGTATTAATAAATTGATGGAATGAAAATTAGAGTCAGCCCGGGAGCttcattggtgctcaggattgaGAATTGAGATTATAGAATTCAACATTAGGTCAAGGTGCTACTTTCCATGGTGTTATTGTTACTAAGTTACTCACATTATAAATAATAACAGATTTcgagagaagaaaagcagaatTGAATTAGCTGCTCAAAAGACTCATGGAGAGAGatgtcaaaataaaacaatctcttCTCTGTAAATACAGGATTATTGGGCATATAAAAGCAGCTGCACGTTAAGCATTaactgagtgagaaagagaagttAGGATTAAATTTCACTTGTCCAGAGGCATGTGCTAAAATGTAGACtgtcaaaaaactgaaaaatggcaataaaaatcatatatctgATAGGTAAAAGGCTGTTTTTTTGTCAACAAACTAAATTAACATTAAATTTACCTAAAAATGAATCTTTCACTAGACCATTGGGAACATGGTAATTCTTTGAATTGCACATGAAAATACTTGTGTACTTGAACAGATCCTCATTGGAAAACATTGGACTGCCATTAATCTTGTGTGCATCTATGTTCAAAAAGTCAcaaggtgttggggctggagcaatagcacatcgggtagggcgtttgccttgcacgcggccgacccgggttcgattcccagcatcccatatggttcccagagcaccgccaggggtaattcctgagtgcagagccaggagcaacccctgtgcatcgctgggtgtgacccaaaaagcaaaaaaaaaaaaaaaaaagtcacaaggtGGTGATCTCTCTGTGTCTAACTCTCTCTAAATCTTTTTTATACAcaataaaagaaatgcaaatagtaaagaaataaatacctCTTGCAAGAGCTATTTTCattactgaaaaaacaaaactataaacattCCACTTGAATATCATTGATTACACACAAATATCTAAGTGTAGGGAGCTAACAAACCATTTTTTCCCTCTAATTGGAATGGAATTCCACAAGTTAATGCAATTATGAACCATGGTTATCAACGATGAGTCAAATTTGGATAGATGCTAACAATATTTGTGCAACACTTTCGGAATGTAAATTCAATTTTATGTATGGGAAAACTTAGAGTAATGTGAGAAAAATTAGTTGtataataatgtttttataaagAAAGCCACTGAACGACATTTTCTCCCaataatgttaatatattttctttatgaatTACAGCTAGACAGCTACATGAATAACCAGGACatatttaaatggattaaaaagtattcattcacatatttgttttttaaatctttgtttatttttcaattgaatcacagtgagatacacagttgccaagttgttcatgattggacttctgtcatgtaatgttccaacacttatcccttcttcaccagcatacatttcccaccaccaatatccccggtttccctcccacccctacccacaTGTTTCTATGGAAAGAACTTcactctcctttggggcattatggtttgcagtatagatactgaaagattatcatttatgcccttttacctactttcaacactcatctcttatccagagtgatcatttccaacagttATTattatactggtcccttctctatcctaactgccctcctccccacacacacttgtggcaagcttccaacattcatgtatatatatttaattgcacTAAAACAATTTCCTTATTTGATATCCTTATTAGGACAGAGGAagttaataacaacaacaacgaaagaGAATGTGTCTTCACATCTTGAATAGGTAAGAGCTGAATAAAATATGGAGTACCTTCCAACCTTAATCACACCACTATTATATAAATTACTAAGGCCGTTCATTATTTGACTCTGAAATGAAATAAGACTTAAAATATCATGTGAAGGGAAGTTTCACTTTGGGAGactaggagaaaaagaaattagttGAAGCCAAGATTAAGTCAAATGAGACCACTGAAAATATTGcctatttggactggagcgatagcacagcgggtagggggtttgcctttcacgaggcctatccgagttcgattcccagcatcccatgtgatcccccaatcACCGctagaagcaattcctgagtgtatgagccaggagtaacccctgtgcatcgctgaaggtgactcaaaagcaaaaaaaataaataaataaaagacgaTGAAGTCAAGTGAGACCATTGAAAAATATTGCCTGCTTATGTGATGTCTGGCTATGCAATATAAGTGTGAAGACTTGTTTATGAAACATGGCTTTGTAAATGACACAATCATCTGATTAAGGTGTCAACTGACTAAAAGAAGCCTCCCAAATGCCTTAATTCACTACGCTCTCGTCTCAAATAACTCAATTATATTACTCACAAAATGAAACAATGCATTTTCCTCAGATTTGTCTTcttcaagaaattttaaatagataGTAGTCAATATCTTAGAAAggaaagataggggctggagcaatagcatagcgggtaaggcgtttgccttgcacgcggccgacccaggttcaaatcccagcatcccatatggtcccccgagcaccgccaggagtgattcctgagtgcatgagccaggagtgacctctgtgcatcgctgggtatgaccccaaaaaccaaaaaaaaaaaaagaaaaaaaggaaagatagattGATGGTATCAGTACAGAAAAGGAACTtggataaaattaataatttgtgTCATGAGTTGGGGGAATTCATCAGTGGAAGGAGTTTtgatcttataaaatattttttaaaaaatcagtgaaacTGTGGACACAAGCAAATATAATTGGGCCCAACAAACATAATTCTTCCTTGTTACAAAAATAGGTGCGAATTAAAATGAGAATCTGACCTGGGACACGGCTTCATAAGTATGAGCTGTGTCCCATCAGTCAAGCCCTCAATGTGAGGGGCGGAGTCCAAAGTAGACACTTAGCAAGGCAGTCTTCCTGAATCTCTCTGATGTTTAATCTTCTAGTTGAGAAACAACAAACTAATGAGTTTAGCCATAAAATCACGCAATGGCATGACAGCTATGTTGGGTCCCACCCAGACTGAGGTATATAAAAGGCCCTGTGCAGGGTCACTGGGCAGACTGAAGTCACTCACTCTCCTCCTCTACCCAAGGACAACCTCAACAACCAGCACCATGTGTGGCTACTACGGAAACTACTATGGAGGCCGTGGCTATGGATGCTGTGGCTATGGTGGCCTGGGCTATGGCTATGGAGGCCGTGGCTATGGATGCTGTGGCTATGGTGGCCTGGGCTATGGCTATGGAGGCCTGGGCTATGGCTATGGAGGCCGTGGCTATGGATGCTGTGGCTACGGAGGCCTGGGCTATGGCTATGGAGGCCTGGGCTGTGGCTATGGCTCCTGCTATGGCTCTGGCTATAGTAGACTTGGTTGTGGCTATGGCTCTGGCTATGGATGTGGCTTTGGCTACTACTGAGATCACCATGAAGACAAATCTCAAAGTATGGACATCAAAACTGAACAAATTCAAGCTCCTAGGTTCTGGATTTTTTTCTCCACATGATGTTTATCCTTCATGGAAGCCCAGACTACGGTTCCTGATTACAGTAtaacttataaaaattaagtgGGATATGGGTGAATTAATCTACTCCGAAACTCTTTCATTTGGATGATGATGTCATTGCCAATTCGAAGACTTCTGTGccagaaattgtttttctgttaacttaataaaaataagatgctTCTTCTATCCAAATAGCTaacttggtttttatttattattttattattctttattatttattgtcccatgtttcttatccccatttttcctttttctgtttgtgaGAAATATAACCGGGAGCTGGGAAGACATCTCCACGGACTGAGATGTCTTTGCCTGCAACAAACTCAGGTTGATTTCCAGCCGTATATAGTtcccagagcaacaccaggaggAAATGTAAGAACAGATCAGAGCTAGGGAGTTCTACAGAGCACCAGTATATGTAGTCACAAAAGTTAACCAAACAAAAAGGTGGGGAGTGAGGGATATCTGTTGCCCACATAGGAAGAtagtctttttttccattttttctagcTAGCATCTTGAAAATTCCATTGTCAAATGTCTTCGGGGAGTAActtatttttctataaactttATTGCCACTGCttctatggaaaaaaataatattttctaagttGTGTAACTCACCATTAAGTgtagcattatttttttaagaaacaaagctAAGCATAAAAACATgccaaaatgattaaaaattaatgtatttccCAATGTTTGCATTTATGATAGgtctaaaataaatttgtatCACTATACTGTTCTCCTTGGCTTTCtattctgcatttttatttctctgaagcaTCATTGTGTTGTATGGATTTTTACATGAGTTTCATTGAAAAATCAAGTCTGTCCTCTTTGTCTGGAAGTATATCCCACTTGTCCCTGGCATCCCCCTTTTCCTTCTGGTAACCAAATTGGCCTTATACACTAATATATTATGGCTTGCTGTCTTCAGCTCATCTGTTTAAGTTTCTCCATATATGACATTTGATATTTGCCTCTCTTTGCCTGACTTGTTCTCTTGGCAGAGTACCCTCTAGAACTATTCAGGTTATTGCAAATGGGGGGTTTTCATCATTTCTTAATTCTATGAAACATATCTGACAGATAGATAAGAGATACATAGGtaattatctaatttttttattttttgagggggaatTTCTGGAGTGGTACATAAGATACCAGGGGACCCTACTAGTGATGCTTGGCAAGCAGGTAAGTGGTTCAATGTGAGATCCCAAGAATTCAGTGCCTGTCAGGATGTGAGGCGCTGCACATTACCTGGTCCCAGTCATGCTGTGGTGTTCAGGAGTCTCCACAACAAACCTGGTGAGTTATGGAGGCTTCTAGGGCtgcactcaacaatgctcaggtaACCATAAGTGTCAGGCACTGAACTGGGGCCAGCCCTATGCAAGGAATGTGCCTAATCccctactatctctttggccatatttaaatatatgcttttgttttcttcaacAGTATTCAGGACTCTAAGAGGGCCATTCCTGACTGCACTTGGCAAATGGTTCAATGCTGAAGACCACAGATGTGTCACTGAGTTTGTCCAACCTTGTTGAAGGCCATCAGGGCCATTTAGGAGTCATCAAATAACAGGATGGAACTCAATTCCTTGTGCATGAAAGGCATGCACCTCTTACCGCTAAACTATCTCCGTGGATATATATTTTACATGCTCTATCTctttattatcttaaaatattttataatttcccaCATGGTTTCTGTTTTGAAAGCCATTCTATGAGTTGAGAAGATCTTTCACTCATGTTACTGAGATTTTCCTACCAGGCCTCTAGGAGAATGATGAAGTGGATAACACAATATCAAACTCAATGgactttaaataattataatacagACATTACTAAAATTATATGTGAAGGGACATATTGTAATTACCAAAAATATAAAGttaagatataataattttaaatccattttagCCTAACAAGAGCTTGAAAACAAATCTTAGAAGACtgacaaaattgaaaaaaggaaaattaataatgAGAGTTTTCAGTATTCAAGTAATGGATAGAATGACTGCATGAAAGATCATAACataaataaacttgaaaaataatgtaatataaataaatgtaggaTATTTCCAGAAAGCCTTTTAAACAACAGTACAAGAGAATACACATTACCCATAAGTATACATGTAGAAAGTTCTCCAAGATTAGCCATAAACTGTACCAACCTGAGAGCCAATaaacttaaaagtaaaataatagttttatgtgATTTATGTCTAAACCTGATTcataaaaaagaacatatttacaTAATCTTTTCATGATGCTTTCAGGAAACATGTTTAGGGGCAGTTTAAAAGTTTTACTATACTTTGATATCCAGAGAGTAATAATTTTGGGAGCCATTCTCAGTCTTAGGTAACCCCAATTCTAAGACTATTTCCAAAATATTAATGTATACTATTTCAATTTTATCTTTGTTCATATAttattaatagtaataaataGAATGAAAGGAAACTTTTATAAATAGTTTTACTGAAGATTTTTCAGACTACCGTAAGTAAggatattcttttttgttgttgtttgcttggttttggggtcacagtgagtgatactcaagaattactcctggatctgcactgaagaattactcaaattactcctggcagtgctcagggatcatatggaatgctggagatcaaacttgggttagtctcatgca is part of the Sorex araneus isolate mSorAra2 chromosome 2, mSorAra2.pri, whole genome shotgun sequence genome and harbors:
- the LOC101541818 gene encoding keratin-associated protein 6-3-like; this translates as MTAMLGPTQTEVYKRPCAGSLGRLKSLTLLLYPRTTSTTSTMCGYYGNYYGGRGYGCCGYGGLGYGYGGRGYGCCGYGGLGYGYGGLGYGYGGRGYGCCGYGGLGYGYGGLGCGYGSCYGSGYSRLGCGYGSGYGCGFGYY